The Macrobrachium rosenbergii isolate ZJJX-2024 chromosome 12, ASM4041242v1, whole genome shotgun sequence region CTTCTTTtgaaatggactggtactgctcGTCAAGCACATCCTCTTTGCTGAAGGGGGCCAGGTCGTCCTCTAAGGAATCATCGCCGTCGTCGAACCCGTACCTGGAATGAGAATTACAAATTATACTGCAGAAATAACCCATAGATAAACCTCAGCACACAGGTCATTAAAGTGTGAATGACTATTACTCTAGCTTCCAAATTAGTCAATAGcaattattattcatactttGTTCATAATGAGCATACATTCTAACGGAATTAACAAGTTTACACTTAACTAAATGCCCACGAAACAAGACCATATCAGAACTGTTCATAACAGCGCACAACAGTGAACATAATTGGTTTAGCTTAGATGGAGAAAGGGCACAGTAAGCAGAACTATATAAACTGTTAAATAACAGTcagtaaaattttgtttctcttttaactgataatgtgaatgaagaattacagaaatATTAGACCTTAAGCAAACACATGGCGCGTTTCTTGAAACTGAGACTTGAAACAACTAACAAACTGACGGCAAAATCTGGTTCAAGAaggacaagcagagagagagtgagagagagagagaatggcagttTCAAAGGACTAAAAAATCTCAAAACAATTTTACTCctgacaagaaaattaaatctaattagcaTGATGCTGACGTCATTGAGGTTATCGACGCTGATACAATATAAAATGCGAATTTACGAATTGATTGATTTCTTTATGAAAACTTCCGTCGCAAAGACGACTAAAATCGTTTATAATGGAATTGGATAAAGTCGCTGTCACCTGGAGAGATGTCGCTGTCACCTTCTCGAGAGATGTTGCTTTCTCATTATTTACATTTCCCGTTACGACCGGGATCTCCTAAGCCGCACTACCGTTACAATAACAATTTATCGTCGTCATCGTTTACTTGTTATGCCGATTGTTATAGAAAGAGCATCAGCGACGTAAGTACGGGCTCCATATAAACGAAGGAATTAATGTACGCTATCTCCTAATTAACCCATACCTGCGTCTCCCATATTCAGTCGAGAGAGCGTTCTACCTTCCATTATTAATGGTGATCAAGGTAAAATGATTTGGTAATAGGCTTCATTATTCATCTCTAGGTAATGACGCTCATAACGGGTCTTGTGAAATGTGTCTTGTGAAATGAGGACACAATGCATCCGATTCGTTATCATGGGTTATGTAAGGCTGGCCTAATTACTGCGAAGTGGTTGTTGCCGAACGCCCAAATTCGTGCTTGATTGCCCAATCAAAACGTGATATCGTataattatttcctctctctctctctctctctctctctctctctctctctctctctctctctctcattaatcattCCCTAtatgtctttcttcttcttcttcttcttcttcttcttcttcttcttcttcttcttattattattattattattattattattattattattattattattattattctctggtTCTCTctacaattatcattatcattctctaTCTGCCtcccttattaatatttttattcattctccaTGGTTCTCTCTGCAATTGTCAttatcatactctctctctctctctctctctctctctctctctctctctctctctcatgtcattatTAATCATTCACTCTTCCTCTTTCACGGTTGCATGTGGACACGCAGAAGCCCACGAACGACTAAAAAGCGCCCTTACTTCCAAGCGATGCCGAAGCTGGCCAGGACCGTGAGGATGCCGCCCACGATGAGGGTGCAAGCGAGAGGAAGGGGCGGCGTGTGCATGGGGTGCATCCCGCTCATGGGCCTCATGGTGATGACGTGGTAGAAGACCGACCCCGTCGTGATCATGAGTACCCCgcagaagaaactgaagagaatgAGGTAGGCCCGCGACGTTGGGGCCATCTGGTGAGAGAAGAGCCCCTTGTACCGCGTCTGGCCCTTCTTGCTGTTGGACGTCCCGCCCGAGGAAGAAGAGCTGTTCGATGGAGACATTTTTTGGGAGGGATCTGCAGGAGGAAGGTAGAAGGTCTAATGAGTACTAAAGGAACGTTATGGAATCATGATTATGAGGAATGACGCTCACGTCAGCAATGATCACGTCATAATGAACGTCATTCTGAAATTATTATGACAATAACCAACGAAACTCATGCATGGAATTCTTAATGAAATCGTGATAATCGGTAATGACACTCACGCAcagaatattataaaatgatgattatgattaatgACATACACGCCATGAATTATATTGCAATACTACTTAAGCAACTTTGCTTTAATGAAACACCAAAGGATACTGCATTCAGTCTCATAATATGATATTAAGGCGTGTCCAgacataaaactattaaaaatataacaGCCTCCTTTTATGTGGTTAGGAAACTAATGagattttcaacatgaatttagGGCTTCAATGATTTAGTAATTAATAAACCCTTGAAATACAACTGATTATTCTAAAATTaacgattatgtatatatatatacatatatacctgtatatatgtatatatatacatatatatgtatatatatatgcataaatatatgtatatatatattaaacgccTCATAATCaatataacttaaaaatttattttcaaaaccattaGGAGTCTGTAAACTACAAGTGAGAGTTTTATTGGCACGGCAGTAAAAGAGAGACAGTTATGAAAGTAACAAAAAAGCTTTGATGACACATCAGTGACTATATCGGTACCATTCACAGAAGTGAAAAGAAATTCTTACAAGCAATGCAATAAAACTAAACATTTGAAGTTTACAGTCCCTTTACCGTCCTGTTTATGATGTTTCATTGCTCAAATGCCATTAATTTTTATACGTGTTATAAAGTCAGTTGATTACTGTTTGTAACCTTCCCGTGAGTAATagcttgtattattttatattaaattgatGAACGTATTGCTCcatcatatataaacattgatGAAAcgattttgttattcttttttatgggATAAAgtgcttttttaaatataattccttagCAAAAAGTACTCATCGTATTTTGTACCCAAAAACAGCCGAACCAGATGATTTATTTTCTAAGACATTCCGGCCAAATATACTGGAGCTAACAACGCTATGTCGGATGTCAGTTgtcacaaagtaaaaataaatattgtattttgattAACAGTTGCGTTGTGCTGTTCATCCTTTCACCCCATAGAAATAAGTATGCCAGTAAGGAGGTCAGTACTGGAAGGATAATTTCATGATCGTTCCAGTAGGAGGACAAGCGTTGTAGTGTGTGGTAATACTCgatgaaataattatattattattattaatattattattattattattattattattattattattattattacacagagtCGTATGGCAAATTAAAACAAAGGTTCAGTCTGACCACGTGAAAGTTCTTTCTTTTTACCAGGAAAAGACTCTGCTTGACTTTTGCGGTGATCAAAAATAATTTGTTGCATGACGTTATCCTCTGCTTTCCTCGACTGTATAACAGGTGGTAGCAAATCGACCTGTTATATTCTATCGTCATTTTATTGTATTGATTGTGACAATTATCTACAGTTATCACCACATcccattttcctattttcagttttattcatttgcCCAGATGGCCCTCGGGTCTCATTGTGATCCGTTGCTACTATCACCAGAGCCCCTACGGTGTGTTGCAAGTTTGTTCATTATCCTTTACTTGTCTTACTGTTACGTCGTTTGTCAACTTTTCCCTGTTCTCTTTAACCTcaaaaaaagtatcttttttgATGCATTaaagttattctttcttttaacgcttttgttaaaagtaagttttcttatCACTATAGTGCCTGCATTTTTTGGTGTTCTAAACTAAccaaaatatatcttaaatgcTTTCCATAATTTCGTATTGCCCCGTATAATATTGCTATACTGCCAACGAACTTTTGATTAATAATTATAATCGTCAATGACTGCTCAACGTCGCTAATTCTAACaaacgtagtatatatatatgtatatataatagttatatatatatatatatatatatatatatatatatatatatatatatatatatatatatgtgtgtgtgtgtgtgtgtgtgtgtggtgcgtgTATGCGTGGTAGAGACTCGAGTACAGagcaaaatattgaaagaaagctAAGCTTATTGGGAATTATATGCGAATTATCTTATTTAAATTGGCCTGACGAGAGTGTATTTAAATCGCGTCATAGGTCATTTATACAAtcgaaaaactaataataaaaccataagGACAAATCAAAGGCAgtattattaaaagtaactttttaaaaaagagaaatctccatgcaatatatacacagctttatgagaaaaatttgaatatatCGGGAATATGTAAATCTTGACACGGCATTCAACTCAAGGAAATGaagttttttaaaggaatttaaaaaaaagaaactagtaTTCTGAGATTCCCTGCCTCAAAATTGAGAAAAACATGAACGAAGGATCAATTTGGTTGCAGTGTccttttatttacactttttatttacacttgaaatttaaacattcaTCAGATCATTACAAGTTTGGCAATCAAAAGTATTTAAAAGAGCAGGTTGCGAGTTTTACTTGCTTAATCGAACTGTTAAAAACATTTGcataataatttatgaaagtgTTAAATGTGAAAGCAGTAGCCAACAGTAACTAATTTTCTGATAAATCCTAAGCATGAAAATTGATCTAAAATGGTTGTTTTAAAACAAACCCTAATTACTAGAACGGTTTCGAAATGTAATTGCTTTAAAAACTCAAGTACTTCAAAATTCAGGCCTTATTCAATAACATTACTTCTCAGTAAATTCTAAGAATTACTGAAGGATAGAAATTAGTTTCTTATTTTGCATCATGGAGAAAATAGTACACAGGGGATACCTAATTAAACTGGGATCTCCTACTAATTCCGAAAGCAAGTTTCTTTATTACCACATACTTACATAATTATGGAAACTGACAAAGGTAAGCAGATGCCAAAGAGACCATTATACTCTGTTAGGCGTaaatttagttcttcattggaggggcggttagagctctcggctagcacgctgttggcccagcgttcgagtctccgctggccaatgaagaatttgaggaatttatttctagtgatagaaattcatttctcgtcataacgtggttcggattccacaataagctgtaggtcccgttgctaggtaaccaattggtttttagccacgtaaaataagtctaatccttcgggccagccctaggagagctgttaatcagctcagtggtctggttaaactaagatacactttttTTTAGGCGTAAATTTCCCTCAAATAAAGACTCCTAATGCGATATATacattgccatttttatttgccattattattattccatattctTGCACAACAAATATTAGTACACGGTGGGCACTACCCAGTGCCATGGATTCtggaaaacaattttagtatgtCAGTTCCTCATATCTCCAACAATGAGATTGATAGAGactaaagttcctcgttggacgaatcggtagagttctcgactagcactctgctaggcccgagttcaagtctcctaccggccaatgaagaattagaggaatttatttctggtgatagaaattcatttctcgctataatgtggttcggattccacaataagctgtaggtcccgttgctaggtaaccaattggttcttagccacgtaaaataaatctaattcttcgggccagccctaggagagctgttaaccagctcagtggtctggttaaactaaggtatacttagcttttgaTAGAGACTAAGCTGATGGCCAGATATATTGGCTGCTATACTTATCTTAATCTCTTTTCCCAGGCCACGTTACTTAAAACCTAGAGTGAACGCATTTCAATGGGTTCTCTACGTTCGCTCAAGGACATTTAGCAACAGATTCCCCGTATAAAAAACATGACTCCAGAAATATGGCTTCGCAAAACAATGACTTCTTTCGCTCGCTGTCAGAACTCCCAGTGCTTAATGAATATCCATAACTTCTCGCTCGTTTATATGTGTCAGAAACAAGAGGAATTATACACCTTTCAGGTAATATCATTTGTTCCAAAGGCGCCTCTTTTTGAGCGTGAAAGTTTTGAGATGTTGCTTATTCACTCTGACTGATGTGGCTTTTCCAGCTACATAAGACAGCGATTCATTTTTTTCCCCCCTGATTGTGACGGGCCTGGttcttttgaagattttgttttgcatttataaTCAACAACGATTAATTTGTTATCAGTATTTCTCAAAAGTTTTACATAACCATTTATTACGCTATCAACATACCTTACAGATTTTCTCATCTTTTGTCCACCCTAAGGACTGTTTTATTTAGCTAAACAAGTTGTGTTCATTTTCTCTATTCTCGTTTTAAGAAAAGAATACAACTTTATAAGTTGACCAGCCATTATTGTCTCACTTAAAATCGAAAAAAGAAACTTTCCAACTATGAATTATACCTTTATGATCTCATTCGTGCAACTCCACAACTACGCAAGAAGTACTTAGATACGAAAAATATCTAGGTATCTTACACTAAATAATGTATTCTGTAGACCTCGAAGAAATGGGCTCTTCATgtgcattaaattttattatttctaaagcattCGAAACGTTCTCAGTGCATTGGAATGgtataggagaaaataaaatgaaaaaaattacggatgttatatttccttggaagtatgGCAGTATGCCTAGAAGATGGGAGACTGCTCTTTGCCGCTTAAGGATTGGGCATACTCGCCTAACACAGTTTTTTGATGGGCGTAGAGAATCAACCTTTTTGTGAGGATTGTCTGGTCACCTTGACTGTGAAGCACTTGCTGGTTgagtgccccagtcttggggatatCAGAAGCTGTTGCCTCTCTGAGGCTCTTGGTCGGGATGGCAAGACTcttggagaggatgtggtgtatgatgttagtggcatttttagatttattacagACGCTGGTCTTCCcgcaaaaatataatatttgtttttttttttatctgtttattgtttttacaggagctatgttgttcatttaattgatatcgGCATCAATGATccagttgtcacgatgccagataactcaaagTCATTCACTCATTCGTTCTCATTTCTTCAATAATTTGAATCCAGTTCTCTTCTTCCGCAAGATTCTGTCTTGCTGATGTTTGTCCCCTTACAGCGGGGCTCGGTGAAGCGTTTGTCGGTGGTCTTTAGACCTATAAGGCATATGGCAGCCTGGTTTAATTATCTATTAGCCAGAATTTCTGCTTGTAGTTTGCTTTTTACTTGACCGCTTTGTGTCTGTTGTTCTTTACGATACAACTTCCACTTCTTGTATATCTTTAGTGACATGTCTATGTGTTCATTATTCTCACCTAGTCTCTGTCTCCCTTTCTCGATGACTAATCAGTTCTGCCTCATTTTCTATTCATTATTCTTACTGATTCAGCCATTCTTCTTACAGTCTAGAATTTAATGTTGTTTGAAGTCGCTCTCGAATTGAATTCTTTACATCTATGAATTCTGGGGATCCCAGTCTGGTAAAGTACAGTGTCTTAATATCCCGTTCAATCTCATCCAGTTCTGCATGAACATGCAATTTAGCCCTATTCTGCAATCGTAATGTCTGGTTTTCAGGACACATCAAGGTGCTTTGAAAAATCACACGCGTAAGAAATGCGTCGCAGTTTCTTaagcacaatcgagtttcctttacagcgtataatgctgtatgaaactctcagccacggtccatgaaactttcagccacggcccggtggtggcttgtgttgtcgGCAcatacagcggtgccagacgcacgatcatggctaactttaaccttaaataaaaacaaaactactggggctagagggctgaaatttggtatgtttgatgactggtgggtggatgatctacatacctatttgcagccctctagcctctgtagtttttaagacctgagggcggacgaaaaaagtgcggacggacaggcaaatagccatctcggcagtttcttttacagaaaactaaaaaaaaagggaagttttTAGACGCCGCAAATTATTTTCCTTCCAATTACCGAAGTTTTATATCGGCTTTAGCCTCTCCTGTCGAGAATATGCTCTAATAATAGGGTGTTTCCCACTCGGTTTCCCCCTCAAGTAGTCTGAATCAGACGCTGTTTTGTCTGATCAGTGACTCGTCCTTTCCTCCTCTCTAGGTCCCACAGAAACTCTTTTCTGCAGGTACTATTTCGAACACTGTTCCCTTGAGATTAAAGATACAGACACCCTCTTCCTCACATGCTGTCTCATAGTGTCTCTTCAGGCCTGTATTTCCCACACTGATTCCATGATTATTTCACCCTCAGAACTCGCTGCTAAGTCacagtttctttttctctgctccccaagctttggaattctctttccgCTTCCGTTCTCCATGAATGGTAATTTTCTATTTGGCAAGAGGTTGATCTATAGCACTACGGTATATGGGGTCACACTCGCGTCTTTCTTTATTGTCAGCTTCTTCTGATCTATTAGGGAGTTTTAAGCTGCTCAGCCCAGCAGCCTTTGTACTGAAAATCAGGCCACTGTTTCTAagctaaagattaaaaaaaaaaaaagaaaaaaagataaagattaatTGAAAAAAGTTTATCGAAACTGTTTTATCATCTTTCTCATCGTCGTGGCATTTTGAAAAG contains the following coding sequences:
- the LOC136844417 gene encoding uncharacterized protein, which codes for MSPSNSSSSSGGTSNSKKGQTRYKGLFSHQMAPTSRAYLILFSFFCGVLMITTGSVFYHVITMRPMSGMHPMHTPPLPLACTLIVGGILTVLASFGIAWKYGFDDGDDSLEDDLAPFSKEDVLDEQYQSISKEGPPV